A single region of the Hypanus sabinus isolate sHypSab1 unplaced genomic scaffold, sHypSab1.hap1 scaffold_1965, whole genome shotgun sequence genome encodes:
- the LOC132387543 gene encoding zinc finger protein 235-like has translation MAHQRVHTRERPYTCSVCEKRFTHSSTLWKHQRVHTGEKPFTCSECGKGFTESSTLLVHQRVHTGERPFTCSVCEKRFTRLSHLQSHQRVHTGERPFSCSECGKRFTELSNLQSHQRVHTGEKPFTCSECGKRFTELSNLQSHQRVHTGERPFSCSECGKGFTELSTLQRHQQVHTGEKPFTCSVCGKRFTQLSTLQSHQRVHTGEKPFPCSECGKRFTQSSTLQRHQRVHTGEKPFTCSVCGKRFTDSSTLQRHQQIHTGEKPFTCSVCGERFTQSSTLQNHQRVHTGEKPFICSVCRKRFTHLSSLQRHLQIHTGEKPFSCSVCGKGFTQSSTLQSHQRVHTGEKPFTCSECGIAFTQSSQLLAHQSVHNGEWPLL, from the coding sequence atggctcaccagcgggttcacaccagggagcggccgtacacctgctcagtctgtgagaagagattcactcactcttccaccctatggaaacatcagcgagttcacactggggagaagccattcacctgctcagaatgtgggaagggattcactgagtcatccaccctactggtacatcagcgagttcacactggggagaggccattcacctgctcagtctgtgagaagagattcactcggttatcccacctccagagtcatcagcgagttcacactggggagaggccgttctcctgctcagaatgtgggaagagattcactgagttatccaacctacagagtcatcagcgagttcacactggggagaagccattcacctgctcagaatgtgggaagagattcactgagttatccaacctacaaagtcatcagcgagttcacactggggagaggccgttctcctgctcagaatgtgggaaaggattcactgagttatccaccctacagagacatcagcaagttcacactggggagaagccattcacctgctcagtatgtgggaagagattcactcagttatccaccctacagagtcaccagcgagttcacactggggagaaaccgttcccgtgctcagagtgtgggaagagattcactcagtcatccaccctacagagacaccagcgagttcacactggggagaagccattcacctgctcggtctgtgggaagagattcactgattcatccaccctacagagacaccagcaaattcacactggggagaagccattcacctgctcagtctgtggggagagattcactcagtcgtccaccctacagaatcaccagcgagttcacactggggagaagccgttcatctgctcagtctgtaggaagagattcactcatttatccagcctacagagacatctgcaaattcacactggcgagaagccgttcagctgctcagtctgtgggaagggattcactcagtcatccaccctacagagtcaccagcgagttcacactggtgagaagccgttcacctgctcagaatgtgggatagcattcactcagtcatcccaactactggcacaccagtcagttcacaatggggagtggccgttgttatga